Proteins encoded in a region of the Wolbachia endosymbiont (group A) of Anomoia purmunda genome:
- a CDS encoding RadC family protein, producing the protein MNNSERKEKLETRILSSRGRSLLDHELLERNLSAYTEGREVAKKLMELFSSLGRVINADLHELKNVTGMNDGAIANIFCLKEIFDRILKGKLKKLSILDNREELLKYFKAAIGQSRKESLRVVYLDRSGHLIYEYVQDCGTIDRVPLYVREIIKQGLLIDASSVAISHNHPSGDIEPSKEDEDNTLTLAATCENVGMKLIDHIIVTQKSHFSFYDSGLL; encoded by the coding sequence ATGAATAATAGTGAGAGAAAAGAGAAATTAGAAACTCGTATTCTATCAAGCAGAGGTAGGTCTTTGCTTGACCATGAGCTACTGGAACGTAATCTATCTGCATACACAGAAGGAAGAGAAGTTGCCAAAAAGCTAATGGAGCTCTTTAGTAGTTTAGGAAGGGTAATTAATGCTGATCTTCACGAGCTAAAAAATGTTACAGGAATGAACGATGGAGCAATAGCAAATATCTTTTGCCTGAAAGAGATTTTCGATAGGATATTGAAAGGTAAGTTAAAAAAGCTGTCGATTCTTGATAATAGAGAAGAGCTACTAAAATACTTTAAAGCAGCAATAGGACAGTCAAGAAAGGAAAGCTTACGAGTGGTATACTTAGATCGAAGTGGTCATTTAATATATGAGTATGTTCAAGACTGTGGAACTATAGATAGAGTGCCTCTATATGTGAGGGAAATAATAAAACAGGGATTACTGATTGACGCATCATCTGTTGCAATTTCACATAATCATCCAAGTGGAGATATAGAGCCATCTAAAGAGGATGAAGATAACACACTTACATTAGCTGCAACCTGTGAAAATGTAGGAATGAAATTAATAGATCATATAATCGTAACACAGAAGAGCCATTTTAGTTTTTATGACAGTGGTTTATTGTAA
- a CDS encoding helix-turn-helix domain-containing protein, whose product MELGKKIKELRLYCGLTQTELGKKIGVSYRQIQRYENGSNHILASRLYDLAKALSINVADFFTDVHDDSHEAYDEEILKLVKGYNEIKSKRLRSVVYILVKSFSQSILSDT is encoded by the coding sequence GTGGAATTAGGCAAAAAAATAAAGGAACTTAGGTTATACTGTGGTTTAACACAAACTGAGTTAGGAAAAAAAATAGGTGTTTCATATAGGCAGATACAAAGGTACGAAAATGGTTCAAACCACATTTTGGCTAGTAGACTATACGACTTAGCAAAAGCTCTATCGATTAATGTGGCTGATTTTTTTACTGATGTGCATGACGACTCACATGAAGCTTATGATGAGGAGATATTAAAATTAGTCAAAGGATACAATGAAATTAAGAGCAAAAGGTTACGTAGTGTAGTTTATATATTGGTAAAATCTTTTTCTCAAAGTATATTATCTGATACGTAA
- a CDS encoding helix-turn-helix domain-containing protein, with translation MTIQHPIDKQIGERIRKRRLICGFSQRDLGKKLGISFQHIQGYETGEVRLVVDRLYNLAEALSVDMSYFFTKASEDLHDKAFRSDVGSEEISRLVREYRKIKDETLRDIVHSVIKALANK, from the coding sequence ATGACCATACAACATCCTATCGATAAGCAAATAGGTGAAAGAATAAGGAAAAGAAGGCTAATATGTGGTTTTAGCCAAAGGGACTTAGGAAAAAAGCTTGGAATTTCATTTCAGCATATACAAGGATATGAAACTGGAGAGGTAAGGCTTGTAGTTGATAGATTGTATAATTTGGCAGAAGCTTTGTCTGTTGATATGTCATATTTTTTTACCAAAGCCTCTGAAGACTTGCATGATAAGGCCTTCCGTAGCGATGTGGGCAGCGAAGAAATATCAAGATTAGTAAGAGAATATAGAAAAATTAAAGATGAAACATTGCGTGATATTGTGCATTCAGTGATAAAGGCTCTTGCTAACAAATAG
- a CDS encoding helix-turn-helix domain-containing protein has protein sequence MQLGKKIKQLRLDRALTQTELGKRIGVSYRQIQKYENGSNCVLASRLYDLAKALSIDVANFFTNMHTDSHEAYDEEILKLVKGYNEIKSKRLRSAVYILVKSFSQSDNT, from the coding sequence GTGCAATTAGGTAAAAAAATAAAACAACTTAGGTTAGATCGTGCTTTGACACAGACCGAATTGGGAAAGAGAATAGGTGTTTCGTATAGACAGATACAAAAGTACGAAAATGGTTCAAATTGTGTTTTGGCTAGTAGATTATATGATTTAGCAAAAGCACTATCGATAGATGTTGCTAACTTTTTTACTAATATGCACACTGACTCACATGAAGCTTATGATGAAGAAATACTAAAGTTAGTCAAAGGATATAACGAAATTAAGAGCAAAAGGTTACGTAGTGCAGTTTATATATTGGTAAAATCTTTTTCTCAAAGTGATAATACATAG
- a CDS encoding helix-turn-helix domain-containing protein, protein MTIQHPIDKQIGERIRKRRLMCGFSQRDLGKKLEISFQHVQGYESGEIRLVVDRLYKLAEVLSVDMSYFFTKASEDLHDKAFHSDVGSEEISRLVREYRKIEDETLRDIVHLVIKALANTGFKA, encoded by the coding sequence ATGACTATACAACATCCTATCGATAAACAAATAGGTGAAAGAATAAGGAAAAGAAGGCTAATGTGTGGTTTTAGTCAAAGAGACTTAGGAAAAAAGCTTGAAATTTCATTTCAGCATGTACAAGGATATGAAAGCGGAGAGATTAGGCTTGTAGTTGATAGGTTATATAAATTAGCAGAAGTACTATCGGTTGATATGTCGTATTTTTTTACCAAAGCCTCTGAAGACTTACATGATAAGGCCTTCCATAGCGATGTAGGCAGCGAAGAAATATCAAGGCTAGTGAGGGAATATAGAAAAATTGAGGATGAAACTCTTCGTGACATTGTTCATTTAGTGATTAAGGCTCTTGCTAATACAGGCTTTAAAGCATAA
- a CDS encoding ankyrin repeat domain-containing protein, with amino-acid sequence MVKFSLNKGVEVGTKGKNNWTPLHYATNKGYLGIVKLLIEKQQQESFINNSKTTDQSTMLPRKDIYHL; translated from the coding sequence ATTGTAAAATTTTCTCTTAATAAGGGAGTAGAAGTTGGTACAAAAGGTAAAAACAATTGGACTCCTTTGCATTATGCTACCAATAAAGGATATCTAGGAATTGTAAAGCTTCTAATAGAAAAGCAACAACAAGAATCATTTATTAATAATTCTAAAACTACAGATCAGTCTACTATGCTGCCAAGGAAGGACATTTACCATCTGTAG
- a CDS encoding DMT family transporter, with translation MSWAYLLLAGLVEIIWTTALKYSNGFIRVIPVVIILVSGSVSLYWLSLAMKSIPLGTSYAVWTGIGNRSRSIPN, from the coding sequence ATGTCCTGGGCGTATTTGCTATTAGCTGGTTTGGTTGAGATAATATGGACCACAGCACTGAAATATAGCAATGGCTTTATTCGTGTTATACCTGTAGTAATTATTTTAGTTAGCGGTTCTGTGAGTCTTTACTGGCTATCGTTAGCAATGAAGTCTATTCCCCTTGGTACATCTTATGCAGTTTGGACTGGTATAGGTAACCGTTCACGGAGTATTCCCAATTAA
- the ltrA gene encoding group II intron reverse transcriptase/maturase has translation MMDFIYQDDKSWLLAKQRKLYTWSRNNPSQAWRDMWNWVTQLPSLRLVWKRVASNKGARTAGVDNMTVKRIRSRKGGVIDFLQKLQTELRSGTYRPTSVKRHWISKTGRSSGTRPLGIPTVKDRIVQAAVLHFLEPIFEAEFLAVSYGFRPKKACRDAIEHIRNAIRPTKAACKDLQGAPYQWVIEGDIKGCFDNISHGHVMSNLRRRVKDNKVCRLVKAFLKAGILEGGVYHKTRKGTPQGGILSPLLANISLSAIENSYGRYVKYPVQKNGLPYKRPGDALRKFRHYERKAGRPVYLPIRYSDDFVILVNGTQEDAMREKTCLKELLLKDLKLSLSEEKTKVTRLDEGFTFLSHRIRLRWDNRWGYWSRVEIPKEKIKDFRYQIKQKTLRKYSHLSMEEVISMINPLIRGWGNFYRHCYNAKRVFTALDHYVWDRLWRWLKKQNPGTPQRVLYKRYWQKIENRPRYRWLNVTLMADIKVGRHDLVKLCYPDYASETLESPVHNERCTPGLGVEEEKTSMSNHKTASLPHIHFTFE, from the coding sequence ATGATGGACTTCATTTATCAAGATGACAAATCTTGGCTTCTTGCCAAACAACGTAAACTCTACACGTGGAGTCGTAATAATCCGTCTCAAGCTTGGCGCGATATGTGGAATTGGGTTACTCAACTCCCTAGTTTGCGCCTAGTCTGGAAACGGGTAGCTTCTAATAAAGGAGCACGAACAGCAGGTGTAGATAATATGACCGTGAAACGTATACGTTCAAGAAAAGGAGGAGTAATAGACTTTCTCCAAAAGCTTCAGACAGAATTACGTTCTGGTACATATCGTCCTACATCGGTCAAAAGGCACTGGATTTCAAAAACAGGAAGATCATCTGGCACTCGTCCGCTTGGTATTCCTACTGTCAAGGATCGCATTGTCCAAGCTGCTGTTCTTCACTTTCTTGAACCAATATTCGAAGCTGAATTCTTAGCAGTATCATACGGTTTTCGTCCAAAGAAAGCTTGTAGAGATGCTATTGAGCATATCCGTAACGCTATACGTCCAACGAAAGCTGCTTGTAAGGATTTACAAGGGGCACCTTATCAATGGGTTATTGAAGGGGACATAAAAGGTTGTTTTGATAATATTTCTCACGGACATGTCATGAGTAATCTAAGACGTCGTGTCAAAGATAACAAAGTATGCCGTTTAGTCAAAGCATTCCTAAAAGCAGGTATTCTTGAGGGTGGTGTATACCATAAAACCCGAAAAGGAACGCCACAAGGAGGCATTTTATCACCTCTACTAGCTAATATTAGTTTATCAGCTATTGAAAACTCATATGGCCGGTATGTGAAGTACCCAGTACAGAAAAATGGCCTTCCTTACAAGCGCCCAGGAGATGCCCTAAGGAAATTTCGTCACTATGAACGTAAAGCTGGACGTCCAGTTTATCTTCCTATCCGTTATTCCGATGATTTTGTTATCTTGGTAAATGGAACTCAGGAAGATGCCATGCGTGAAAAGACGTGTCTCAAGGAACTTCTTCTCAAGGATTTAAAGCTGTCCCTGTCTGAGGAAAAGACTAAAGTGACTCGTCTGGACGAAGGATTTACTTTCCTAAGTCACCGCATACGCCTCAGATGGGATAATCGTTGGGGATATTGGTCTCGTGTTGAAATACCGAAAGAAAAAATTAAGGACTTTCGGTATCAAATCAAGCAGAAAACTTTACGGAAATATTCTCATCTCTCAATGGAGGAGGTCATTAGCATGATCAATCCACTAATACGTGGCTGGGGAAACTTTTATCGCCATTGTTATAATGCTAAACGTGTTTTTACAGCACTTGACCACTATGTGTGGGACAGGCTGTGGCGATGGTTGAAAAAGCAGAACCCAGGCACTCCTCAGAGAGTTCTTTATAAACGCTACTGGCAGAAAATAGAGAACAGACCTAGGTATCGGTGGTTGAATGTCACGCTGATGGCGGATATTAAAGTAGGTCGTCATGATTTGGTTAAGCTATGCTATCCTGACTACGCGTCTGAAACATTGGAAAGCCCGGTGCATAACGAAAGGTGCACGCCGGGTTTGGGAGTAGAGGAAGAGAAAACCAGTATGAGTAATCATAAAACGGCGTCTCTTCCTCATATTCACTTCACGTTTGAATAA
- a CDS encoding IS66 family transposase has protein sequence MSQIGAALKSLSNRVFVIDRARKQNLIDNLRFCWLMRKIRKRVKYFLQKITRVAKGTQASRMAANILRSEDMMWKFVRSPDLIETTNNLAERQGRRYVIYRKNSFFTWSKRGEKFVERMLSIFLTCAALGRLSLLKLRR, from the coding sequence GTGAGTCAAATCGGTGCAGCATTAAAATCGCTGAGCAATAGAGTGTTTGTGATAGATAGAGCACGTAAACAAAACCTGATAGATAATTTAAGATTTTGTTGGTTAATGAGAAAGATTAGAAAAAGGGTGAAATATTTTTTGCAAAAGATAACAAGGGTTGCAAAAGGAACTCAAGCCTCGAGAATGGCTGCCAATATTCTGCGTTCTGAAGATATGATGTGGAAATTTGTGCGAAGTCCTGATCTGATTGAGACAACAAACAATCTTGCAGAACGTCAAGGTAGAAGGTATGTCATTTATCGTAAAAATAGCTTTTTCACTTGGTCAAAACGTGGAGAAAAGTTCGTTGAAAGAATGCTCTCGATATTTTTGACGTGCGCTGCGCTCGGTCGTCTAAGCCTTCTAAAGTTAAGGAGGTAA
- a CDS encoding IS66 family transposase zinc-finger binding domain-containing protein, translated as MCGGQVILEEDTIHQKVELPEIKPIVTEYMLQKGYCKACKKRISASLPEGVGWNLLRPNAKAIISSFTGFFINSKREVQQILSSIFNLNISLGLISKTRG; from the coding sequence GTGTGCGGAGGCCAAGTTATTTTAGAAGAAGACACTATACATCAAAAGGTGGAGCTGCCAGAAATTAAGCCAATAGTAACTGAGTATATGCTGCAAAAAGGTTACTGTAAGGCATGTAAGAAAAGGATCTCAGCTAGTCTACCTGAAGGTGTTGGTTGGAATCTTTTGAGACCCAATGCCAAAGCGATAATCAGCAGCTTTACTGGCTTTTTTATCAACTCAAAAAGAGAAGTACAACAGATTTTAAGCAGTATATTTAATCTGAACATAAGCCTAGGTTTGATATCAAAAACTAGAGGGTAA
- the ftsH gene encoding ATP-dependent zinc metalloprotease FtsH: MKKFLEGLLIWLVIIVLISVAYIQFSGNVGKSKTIIPFSEFLTRLEDNDVENIVIKNQSIEGKFRDGSSFNSNGVIYSDLIKNLHDRKVRFSFSTGDSAMSVIGGLLISWVPTFIFIGFLLFFLKQTQAGGNRTISFGKSRARLMTSGKKVTFDDVAGIDEAKEELVEIVDFLKQRQKFQILGGKIPKGCLLIGSPGTGKTLLARAIAGEANVPFFSISGSDFVEMFVGVGASRVRDMFDQGKKNAPCIIFIDEIDAVGRHRGIGLGGGNDEREQTLNQLLVEMDGFESNEGVIIIAATNRPDVLDPALLRPGRFDRQITISLPDINGREKILNTHIKKISIAPDVNVKTVARGTPGFSGADLANLVNESALIAARRNKKIVTMDDFEYARDKVMMGVERRSLIMTEEEKRLTAYHEAGHAIIAVNMPASDPIHKATIIPRGRALGLVMRLPETDRVSLTREKMLADITVAMGGRVAEELIFGYDKVTSGASSDIKQASDLSRSMVTKWGMSDKIGPIYHNREQTMHGSDIISEDTLKLIDEEVKKVVSSCYEKAKEILTKHKKGLDLIAENLLEFETLTGDEIKDILNGKKIVREENEKNEKIKKSSLYES, from the coding sequence ATGAAAAAATTTTTAGAAGGCTTATTGATCTGGTTAGTAATTATTGTTCTTATTTCAGTTGCTTATATTCAGTTCAGCGGAAATGTAGGTAAAAGTAAAACAATTATACCTTTTTCGGAATTTTTAACTAGACTAGAAGACAATGATGTAGAAAATATTGTCATAAAAAACCAGAGCATTGAAGGCAAGTTCAGGGATGGTTCAAGTTTCAATTCAAACGGTGTCATATATAGCGACCTAATAAAAAATTTACATGATAGAAAAGTGAGATTCTCCTTTTCAACTGGAGATTCTGCCATGAGCGTAATTGGTGGATTACTTATCTCATGGGTCCCAACATTTATCTTTATTGGCTTTTTGCTATTCTTTCTTAAACAAACACAAGCGGGGGGCAACAGAACTATAAGCTTTGGCAAGTCAAGGGCTAGACTCATGACTAGTGGAAAAAAAGTAACATTTGATGATGTTGCCGGAATTGATGAAGCAAAAGAAGAGCTAGTAGAGATTGTTGATTTCCTTAAACAAAGGCAAAAATTTCAAATATTAGGTGGAAAAATACCAAAAGGGTGCCTTTTAATTGGCTCTCCTGGAACTGGTAAAACTTTACTTGCTCGTGCAATTGCAGGAGAAGCTAATGTGCCATTCTTTAGCATTTCTGGATCTGATTTTGTTGAAATGTTTGTGGGTGTTGGTGCAAGTCGTGTTCGTGATATGTTTGATCAAGGCAAGAAAAATGCTCCTTGTATAATTTTTATAGATGAAATAGATGCGGTGGGTAGACATCGTGGCATTGGTCTTGGTGGCGGCAATGATGAAAGAGAACAAACATTAAATCAGTTATTAGTTGAGATGGATGGCTTTGAGTCTAATGAAGGTGTAATAATAATTGCTGCGACTAACCGTCCGGATGTCTTAGATCCAGCACTGCTTAGACCTGGTCGTTTTGACCGACAGATTACTATTTCTTTACCCGATATAAATGGGCGTGAAAAGATATTAAATACTCATATAAAGAAAATATCAATAGCACCAGATGTAAACGTGAAAACAGTTGCAAGAGGAACACCAGGCTTTTCTGGAGCTGATTTAGCAAATTTAGTGAACGAATCTGCACTTATTGCTGCAAGAAGAAACAAGAAGATTGTTACCATGGACGATTTTGAATATGCACGTGATAAAGTGATGATGGGCGTAGAAAGACGATCCCTAATTATGACAGAAGAGGAAAAGAGACTTACTGCATACCATGAAGCTGGTCATGCGATAATTGCTGTTAATATGCCTGCTTCTGATCCTATACACAAGGCAACAATTATTCCACGCGGTAGGGCACTCGGTTTAGTGATGAGACTACCAGAAACAGATAGAGTGTCCCTCACAAGAGAAAAGATGCTAGCAGATATAACTGTTGCTATGGGTGGAAGAGTGGCAGAAGAGCTAATTTTTGGCTATGATAAAGTCACAAGCGGTGCATCTTCGGATATAAAACAAGCATCAGATTTATCACGTTCTATGGTAACAAAATGGGGAATGAGCGACAAAATAGGTCCAATCTATCACAATCGCGAACAAACCATGCATGGTTCTGACATAATTTCTGAAGATACGTTAAAACTTATAGATGAAGAAGTGAAGAAAGTTGTGTCTTCTTGCTATGAAAAAGCAAAAGAGATTTTGACCAAGCATAAGAAAGGCTTAGATCTCATTGCCGAAAATCTACTGGAGTTTGAAACTTTAACAGGAGATGAAATAAAGGACATATTAAATGGAAAAAAAATTGTTAGAGAGGAAAATGAGAAGAATGAGAAAATAAAAAAATCCTCTCTCTATGAGAGTTGA
- the tilS gene encoding tRNA lysidine(34) synthetase TilS, translated as MELELLFQNVVNSFPFYNNQVAVAVSGGVDSIVLLHLMTNWAKKNKLSLPIALTVNHGLRSESQKEADFVISYAKELGAKESFILNWEKQNIKGNIQLQARKARYKLLAEWCKNNNVKCLLVAHHKDDQAETFLLRLERGSGVDGLSSMDYKSFLNGIYIFRPLLNFSRSEIEKYAKLHQLKWIEDRSNYDLKYRRTLYRNLLKASDNQEILTERICLTALHMKRAAKALMHYTRLAFNDCVNVHDLGYIEIKLSEFYQLPEEIALRLLLYSIMAIASKHYKPRYNSLIVISNKILQKDSNVNCTLSGCKIRKHGENILIIRESSRIQEITVNLPLNEPIEWDNRFSCTILGNQECSVIIAPLKKTQKVPEFLKDYNCCSEVFYSLPTVQKDRKVLAYPDVNYNGKNTNDDKVQCIINSTIKQNLVSLISI; from the coding sequence ATGGAATTAGAGTTATTATTTCAAAATGTGGTTAATAGTTTTCCTTTCTATAACAATCAAGTTGCAGTTGCAGTATCAGGTGGTGTAGATAGTATAGTCTTACTGCACTTAATGACTAACTGGGCAAAAAAAAACAAGCTTTCACTTCCTATAGCATTAACAGTAAATCATGGATTACGTTCAGAGTCTCAAAAAGAAGCTGATTTTGTTATAAGTTATGCAAAAGAACTTGGAGCAAAGGAATCGTTCATATTAAATTGGGAAAAGCAAAACATTAAAGGTAATATTCAGTTACAGGCACGAAAAGCACGGTATAAGTTACTAGCAGAGTGGTGTAAAAACAATAATGTTAAATGTTTGCTCGTCGCTCATCACAAAGATGATCAAGCAGAAACGTTCTTATTAAGATTAGAGCGAGGTAGCGGCGTAGATGGATTATCATCAATGGACTACAAGTCTTTCTTAAATGGTATTTATATATTTAGGCCATTGTTAAATTTTAGTCGTAGTGAAATAGAAAAGTACGCTAAGCTTCACCAGTTAAAATGGATCGAAGATAGAAGCAACTATGACTTGAAATACAGGCGAACTTTATACCGTAACTTACTTAAAGCAAGTGACAATCAAGAGATTTTAACAGAGCGAATATGCCTCACAGCCCTTCATATGAAAAGAGCTGCAAAAGCATTGATGCACTACACACGCCTTGCGTTTAATGACTGTGTTAATGTTCATGATCTTGGTTATATTGAAATTAAACTAAGTGAATTTTATCAATTGCCAGAGGAAATAGCCTTGAGGCTTCTTCTTTACTCTATAATGGCAATTGCCAGTAAACATTATAAACCAAGGTACAACAGCCTTATCGTAATATCTAATAAAATATTGCAAAAGGATAGTAATGTTAACTGTACACTTTCTGGGTGTAAAATAAGAAAACATGGAGAAAATATCTTAATAATTAGAGAATCGTCAAGGATACAAGAAATTACCGTAAACCTACCTTTAAATGAACCTATTGAATGGGATAACAGATTTAGCTGCACAATACTCGGAAATCAAGAGTGTTCAGTTATCATCGCTCCATTAAAAAAAACACAAAAAGTTCCTGAATTTCTGAAGGATTACAACTGCTGCTCTGAAGTTTTCTATTCTTTGCCTACAGTACAAAAAGATAGAAAGGTGCTTGCTTATCCTGATGTAAATTATAACGGAAAAAATACCAATGACGATAAGGTTCAATGCATTATTAATAGCACGATAAAACAAAATTTGGTAAGCTTGATTAGTATTTAG